The DNA window CCGTCGCCGATCACCGTGACCGGCTCGTCCGGCAGGTCGAGCTGCCAGTAATGGCGTGGCCCGGCGGCGTGCGCGTCACTCGTCGCGTCGACGGCCAGCATGGTCAGGTCGACCGGGTCCTGGGCGAGCGGCCGGCCGGCGTCCAGCCGGGCGAGCAGCAGCAGGTCCTCGACGAGCGCGGTCATCCGCTTCGCCTCGGATTCGACCCGGGTCAGCACGTGCGCGATCTCGTCCGGGATGACTTGGCGGCTGCGGCGGCTGAGCTCGGCGTACCCCCGGATCGCGGCGAGCGGGGTGCGCAGCTCATGGCTGGCGTCGGCGACGAACTGCCGCACCTGCATCTCGCTGGCGTGCCGTGCCTCCAGGGCGTTGCCGACGTGGTCGAGCATCCGGTTCAGCGCCGCGCCGACCTGCCCCACTTCGGTGCGGGGGTCGGTGTCCTGCTCGGGCACTCGCTGCGCGAGTTGCACCTCGCCGCGGTCCAGCCTGAGCTCGGAGACACGGGTCGCGGTCGCTGCCACACGATCAAGAGGCTTGAGGGTACGGCGGACGATGAGCGCCCCACCCCATCCGGCGATCAGCAGCGACCCGAGCACGACGCATCCGGTGAAGGCGGCGACCGTGATGAGCGTCGAGTTGACCTGCTCCAGCGAGAGGCCCACGTAGAAGACAGCGCCGTTGTTCTTGGTGACTTTGGTGAACCGGTACTGCGGCAGGTCGCCACCGAGTGTCACGTCGACCTTGGTGCCGTCGGCCGGCACCTCGTCCTGGATGGTCGTCTTCTGCTCATCCGTGAGATCGCCGACCTCGACGCTCCCCTCTAGGAACCGCAGCGGGCCGCCGATCAGCGAGCCGTCGTCAGCCTGCTCGAGCACGATGGCGTTGCCCGGGATGCCGCCGAGATTACGGCCGCCTTCCGGGTTGGTCGGCGACGGCAGGTCGGGGGGCGGGTTGCTCTGATTGCGGTTCGACTGGAAGGTGGCGCGCTTGGCGACGTCACCCAGCTCGTTGTCGATCTGGGTGTGCAGGGAGCGGTAGAGGTAGATCTCGGCGGTGCCGCCGACGACCAGGCCCAGGACCGCGAGCAGCCCGATCATGATGGCGACCAGCCGGGTGCGTAGCGACCAGCCCGCCGGACTGCGCCAGCGGGCGGGACGAGGCCGGGCGTCGGCGCTCATGTCAGTCGGCCGGCTTGAGCACGTAACCGGCGCCGCGCATGGTGTGGATCATCGGCGCGCGGCCGGCGTCGATCTTCTTCCGCAGGTACGAGATGTAGAGCTCCACGACGTTGGCCTGGCCGCCGAAGTCGTAGTTCCACACCCGGTCCAGGATCTGCGGCTTGCTCAGCACCCGGCGCGGGTTGCGCATCAGGTAGCGCAGCAGCTCGAACTCGGTCGCGGTCAGGGTGATCAGGTCACCGCCGCGGCGGACCTCGTGCGAGTCCTCGTCCAGCGTGAGGTCGCCGACGACCAGCTGCGACTCGGTACGCATCGGCGCGTGCCCCATCCGGCGCATCAGACCGCGCAGCCGGGCCACCACCTCCTCCAGGCTGAACGGCTTGGTGACGTAGTCGTCGCCGCCGGCGGTCAGACCGGTGATCCGGTCCTCCACCGAGTCCTTGGCGGTCAGGAACAGCACCGGGACCTCGGGGGTCTCGCCACGCAGCCGGCGGAGCACCTCCAGGCCGTCGATGTCCGGAAGCATCATGTCGAGGATGACGGCGTCGGGCCGGAAGTCCCGGGCGGTGCGCACGGCGGTCATGCCGTCACCGGCGCTCTTGACCTCCCAGCCCTCGTAACGCAGCGCCATCGAGAGCAGCTCGGCGAGAGTCGGCTCGTCGTCGACCACGAGGACGCGGACCGGGGTCCCGTCGGGCCGCCGGAGTTCGGTGCTGGAGTCTGCGTTCGCCATCGTCATGCCCCTACTGTGCTGGGCGACGCTCTGCGCCGGCTTTTCGTTTCCTGTGTTGTAGCTGTGCGGTGCGGACACAGTTCGGTCACGCATAAGGCACAGCGTCCCTACACCGGATGTCGTCACAGTGTTCGGCACGGCGGCGCATGGCGATGAGGGATGGGAGGTTGCACGACGGTGGTTTCTGAAACCGATGATCGCCAGCGAGCGGCATCACGGTTACCGTCGGGGGAGGAACACTCGCTGTTGGCCCGTTGTTGTGTGAGCGTTGGCTGATTTTCCGGCCACGCGAGCGGTGGGGAGCGTGACGTGGATCTTCTCGAGGAGTACCGCAGGGCGACCTTCTTCTTCGAGTCCGGCGATCCGCTCGGCGCCTCGAAGCTGCTCGAGCCGATAGTCGAGGCCGAGCCGCACAACACCGCGGTCCGCCAGCTGCTGGCCCGGGCCTACTTCAACTCGGCCCAGCTGAACGGCGCGGAGACGCAGCTGCGGGCGCTGATCGACCACGATCCGTCCGACCACTACGCGCATCACGTGCTGGGCCGGACCCTGGAGCGGGCCGGTCGGTTCCGGGAGGCGCTGCCGCACCTGCGTCTGGCCGCGGCCATGAAGACGCAGCCCGACTATCAGGACGCGCTGCGCCGGGTCGAGACCTGGCTCGGTAAGAACGACGCCGCGTAGGGTTTCCGATCGTGAAGCTGAAACTGGACCTGCACGACATCTTCAACAAGGGGCACGAGATCGACCGTGCCCTGCGGGGAATCATCGACGAGGCGATCCAGAAGAAGGCCTCCTCGGTCGAGATCATTCCGGGCAAGGGAAGCGGAGCACTGAAGAAGAAGGTGCTCCGCTTCCTGGACCAGAAGGAGATCAAGCAGCTCTACCACCGGGTGGAGAAGGACGGCGACAACTGGGGACGGCTCTTCGTGCATTTCCGGCACGACGCCCCGACGGGACGCAGGGGACGCGGCCGCTAGAACGTGTAGGACTTCGCGACAGCGACCATTTCGCTGCTGTGCGAGCCGAGGACGCCCACCCCGGACGGCCGTGGCCGGAAACCGGGGATCGTCGTCACGTCGTCGGTCGCGTCCATGGCCCGGAACTTCACCGGGCCGGCGCCGCGCACTGTCAGCGTGACTTCCACGCCCTCGGCCGGCGGCGCGTGGAAGACGAAACCGAAGCCCCAGCCGTCGCCTGCCGAGCCGGTCACCTCGACCGGGCGGCCGGCGACGGTGGCTCGGGTGACCACGGTGTCCGAGCCGGCGTGCAAGGTCACGAACCGGGCCGGCCGCTGCGGCTTCAGCAGCAGGCGCAGTGTCCGCTCGCCGCTCGCCGCGGAATCCCCGATCATGGTCAACTGCGGGGCGGCGAGATCTGACCAGGCCGGCGCGGGTCCCTGGCGCAGTTCCTCGTCGCCGAACGCGGGCAGCAGGCCGGTGACCGTGCCGGGCGGCTCGGTGAGGTACTGCGCGGTCCAGTCCTGCGGATCGGTCTCGTGGCTGAGCCAGCGGGCCTGCTGGGTGTCCGCGTCCAGGGCGTACATCAGGTGGGTGAGCGACGGGTGCTCGTCGTCGAAGCGGTCCACGGCCAGGCCGGTGCCGGTGCCGGCCAGTACGGCGACCAGGGCGACCGCGGAGGGGACCGCGCCGAGCCTGCGGTCCCGCCAGGCGGCCATGCCGCGGGCGCCGCTCGACGCCGGGTGGATCAGGTCGGCGACCGGGAGCAGGGCGAGCCCGAGCAGCACGGTCAGGAACGCGCCGACCCCGGCCATCGGCATGCCGAGCGCCGGGAAGAGCATCAGTACGGTGGGCAGCAGGATCACCACGGCCACCACGCCGCCGGCAGCGATCGCGACGACACCCGCCACCTCACCGGCGGTCAGCGCGATCAGGGCGGCGAAGGCGCCGGCCAGGGCCGGCAGCGTGGCCAGGTACGCGCCACCGGGCGTCACCGCCGCGAGCACCGCGCCCAGCACGGCCAGCCAGCCGAACCCGGCCACCGCGAGCGCGGCCGGCCCGACCTTGCGGCGCAGCAGCACGTACCAGGTGAGGATGGTGAACGCGGCGAGGGCGATCACCGCGAGGCGGTACCAGAGTGGACGGTACGGGTCGATCGGCAGCCCGCCGTACTCCGGGCGGATCACGGTGAGCAGCGCCCACAGCCCCTGGGCCAGCGCCGGCGCCACCACGATCGGGATCAGCGTGAGCGTGCCGGCCGCGACCATCCGCTTGCCGGTCGCCCGGCCCTGCCGCCGGACCAGCCAGGCCAGGGCGGCCACCGCGACGAGCGCGAGCGCCGCGAGCGGCCAGACCAGCGATCCCGGGTACCGGACCAGCAGGCCGGG is part of the Actinoplanes missouriensis 431 genome and encodes:
- a CDS encoding sensor histidine kinase gives rise to the protein MSADARPRPARWRSPAGWSLRTRLVAIMIGLLAVLGLVVGGTAEIYLYRSLHTQIDNELGDVAKRATFQSNRNQSNPPPDLPSPTNPEGGRNLGGIPGNAIVLEQADDGSLIGGPLRFLEGSVEVGDLTDEQKTTIQDEVPADGTKVDVTLGGDLPQYRFTKVTKNNGAVFYVGLSLEQVNSTLITVAAFTGCVVLGSLLIAGWGGALIVRRTLKPLDRVAATATRVSELRLDRGEVQLAQRVPEQDTDPRTEVGQVGAALNRMLDHVGNALEARHASEMQVRQFVADASHELRTPLAAIRGYAELSRRSRQVIPDEIAHVLTRVESEAKRMTALVEDLLLLARLDAGRPLAQDPVDLTMLAVDATSDAHAAGPRHYWQLDLPDEPVTVIGDGARLHQVLANLLANARTHTPEGTTVTVKVGAVPDAAVLQVIDNGPGIKPELVPRIFERFARGDSSRSRAAGSTGLGLSIVHAVVTSHHGKVGVQSRPGQTVFTVMLPLGPPPVVPTAEQTPQELHPSR
- a CDS encoding response regulator transcription factor gives rise to the protein MTMANADSSTELRRPDGTPVRVLVVDDEPTLAELLSMALRYEGWEVKSAGDGMTAVRTARDFRPDAVILDMMLPDIDGLEVLRRLRGETPEVPVLFLTAKDSVEDRITGLTAGGDDYVTKPFSLEEVVARLRGLMRRMGHAPMRTESQLVVGDLTLDEDSHEVRRGGDLITLTATEFELLRYLMRNPRRVLSKPQILDRVWNYDFGGQANVVELYISYLRKKIDAGRAPMIHTMRGAGYVLKPAD
- a CDS encoding tetratricopeptide repeat protein — encoded protein: MDLLEEYRRATFFFESGDPLGASKLLEPIVEAEPHNTAVRQLLARAYFNSAQLNGAETQLRALIDHDPSDHYAHHVLGRTLERAGRFREALPHLRLAAAMKTQPDYQDALRRVETWLGKNDAA
- a CDS encoding Smr/MutS family protein; this translates as MKLKLDLHDIFNKGHEIDRALRGIIDEAIQKKASSVEIIPGKGSGALKKKVLRFLDQKEIKQLYHRVEKDGDNWGRLFVHFRHDAPTGRRGRGR
- a CDS encoding M20/M25/M40 family metallo-hydrolase, with the protein product MRDFALIRPARRPIAAAAVLAVLALAGFFAIRSITPPAARPASAPAGDFSAERAFEHVRQIAAAPHPAGSPANEKVHDHLIDTLRGLGLSPESQDTVTIQGGTLSASAGGAGLARVRNVVTLIPGAASTGRIILVAHYDSAQVGPGGNDDAAGTATILETARALTSAGGRLRNDVVLLLTDAEEACLCGAKAFVDQHPLAKDGGVVLNLEARGSDGPAIMFETSDGNGRLVSAYGAAPQPVGTSFAVEIYRLLPNDTDFTPFLDAGFLGMNAAYIDGAAVYHAPTDTPESMNTASLQHHGENTLAVVRELGGRDLSGIGEGGDATYFPVPGLLVRYPGSLVWPLAALALVAVAALAWLVRRQGRATGKRMVAAGTLTLIPIVVAPALAQGLWALLTVIRPEYGGLPIDPYRPLWYRLAVIALAAFTILTWYVLLRRKVGPAALAVAGFGWLAVLGAVLAAVTPGGAYLATLPALAGAFAALIALTAGEVAGVVAIAAGGVVAVVILLPTVLMLFPALGMPMAGVGAFLTVLLGLALLPVADLIHPASSGARGMAAWRDRRLGAVPSAVALVAVLAGTGTGLAVDRFDDEHPSLTHLMYALDADTQQARWLSHETDPQDWTAQYLTEPPGTVTGLLPAFGDEELRQGPAPAWSDLAAPQLTMIGDSAASGERTLRLLLKPQRPARFVTLHAGSDTVVTRATVAGRPVEVTGSAGDGWGFGFVFHAPPAEGVEVTLTVRGAGPVKFRAMDATDDVTTIPGFRPRPSGVGVLGSHSSEMVAVAKSYTF